The window TTCGGTGTACATGAACTCGATCGGCGTCGAGATCAGCCCGACCGCCATCAGACCCTGGTTGACGAGGCCGGTGGAGCCGAACAGCAGCGCCCAGCCCAGCGTGCGCGACACCACCGAGATCAGCAGCGGCCCCAGCACGATCAGCAGGCAAAGCCCGCGCCACGGCGATTTCATCCGGCGCAGGATGTAGGCCTCCGGCGCGCCGAACACCGCGCAGAGAATCGTCACGAAGGCGGCGATGCGGAAGGTGCGCAGGAAGACTTCGTGGAAGTAGTCGTCGGCGATGATTTCGGCGTAGTTGCCGAGCTGCCAGACATTCTCGATGCCGCCATAGAAACTGAAGCTGTTCAGCGACAGCAGGAAGGTCATCACCAGCGGCACCAGCAGCAGCACCGCGAACAATGCCAGCCCCGGCGCGCTCAGCAGATAGGGCGCCCAGGGCAGGCGGCGCGGACGGCGCGGCGGGGGGGCATGGGCCGAGGGGTTAGCGGCGGACGCCTGCGCTTGGGTATCGGTGGAGGCCGTCATGCTCATGCCGCCTCCCGGGCGGACGCATCCGCTTCCGGATCGGCGGGCATCACCGCCATGTCCTGCGCGCGCCATCCGATCATCACCCGCTCGCGCTCCGCCGGCAGGGTCGAACCGTCATGCTGGCGGATGACCATCACGCGGCCGGCGGCGGTCTCGATCTCGAACAGCCACTGGGTGCCCTGGAAGACGCGGGCCAGCACGGTGCCGCTCAGGCCGCCGGCATCGACGAAGCCGATCTTCTCCGGCCGGACGGCCAGCGCGCCCGGTCCCGCCGGCACCGGCTGCGACACCGGCCAGACGCTGTCGGCCACGGTGATGACGGTCCCGCCGGCGCCGCTTGCGACCATGCCCGGCAGCAGGTTGGTGCGGCCGAGGAAGTTGGCGACGAAGGCGTTGGCCGGATGGTCGTAGGCCTCCTGCGGGGTGGCGACCTGCTGGATGCGGCCCTTGTTCATCACAACCACGCGGTCGGACAGCGCCATCGCCTCCGACTGGTCGTGGGTGACGAGAATCATGGTGGTGCCGACGGTGCGCTGGATGCGGCGCAGCTCGATCTGCATCTCCTCGCGCATCTTGGCGTCGAGGTTGGACAGCGGCTCGTCGAGAAGCAGAAGGCTCGGCTTGATGACCAGCGCGCGGGCCAGGGCCACGCGCTGCTGCTGGCCGCCGGACATGCGGCGGGGGTGACGGTCGCCATACTGTTCCAGACCGACAAGCTTCAGCGCATCGGCCACCATGCGGTCGCGGTCGGCGCGGTTGACCTTGCGCATCTCAAGACCGAAGGCGACGTTCTCCGCCGCCGTCATGTGCGGGAAGAGGGCGTAGCTCTGGAAGACGATGCCCAGCCCGCGCTCGTTCGGCTTCTTCGCCAGCAGATCCTGGCCGTCCAGCATCACCCGCCCGCCGTCGGCGTCGAGGAAGCCGGCGATCATCTGCAAGGTGGTGGTCTTGCCGCAGCCCGACGGCCCCAGCAGCGAAATCAGCTCGCCCTTCTCGACGGTCAGCGAGACGCGATCGACCGCCGTCCAATTGGCGAAGCGCTTGGTCAGTTGGTCGAGAACCAGATAAGTCATGCCGTCGTCTCCCTCTCCCTTGCTGCCCTCTCCCGTCCCGGGAGAGGGAGGGGACCCACGAAGTGGGGAGGGTGGGGGTGATCCAAGGAACCGGAAGCGCATGGCTCCGTGCCTGACCCCTCACCCCTCCCACCGCTTCGCGGCGGGCCCCTGCCCTCTCCCGAGGCGGGAGAGGGCGTTTACCGCATCAGCGCTCGATCTCGCGGGTCCAGCGACGGTTCCACTGCTCGCGGTTCTGGTTGATGGTGTCCCAGTCCACCACCAGCAGCTTGCCGACCTGTTCCGGGCCATAGGGGATGCCGGCCTGCTTGTCGGCGGGCAGTTCCACCGTCTTGTTCACCGGGCCGAAGCCGGCGCTGACGGCCAGCGCGGTCTGCGCCTCGACGTCGAGCATGTGCTGGATGAACTTCTGCGCCTCGGCCGCGTTCTTGCTGCCGGCGACCTGGCAGGCAGCGGAGCCCAGCACGATGCCGCCTTCCTTCGGATAGACGAAGGTGGCGGGGAAGCCGGTGTCGGCCAGCGCCTTGGCGCGGCCCGAACCCCAGACGGCGATGACGGCCTGGTTGCTCTGGAACAGCTCGGTCATCTTGCCCGGCGACGGCTCGTAAGCCAGGACGTTCGGGTTGATCTTGTCCTTGAATTCCTTGAAGCCCGGCTCGATGTTGGTCTCGCCGCCGCCGTTCAGGCGGGCCATCATCACCAGCGCGTGCAGGCCGTAGCTGTTGTTGATCGGCGGGACGACCAGCTTCTTCTTGTAGCGCGGATCCTGGATGTCATTCCAGGAGGTCGGGGCCGGGATGTTGTTCTCGTCGAAATACGCCTTGTTGTAGACGATGCCGGTGCCGACCGCGCCGAAGTTGACGGCCTTGCCCGACGGCATCTTCGCCAGGTCGTAGAGCTGGTCGTAGACCGGCGCCTTCTCCAGGTCGGCGCAGAAGTTCAGCGCCACCGCCTGATACATCGGGCCGTCGTCGAGGATGACGACGTCGATCTGCTGGTTGCCCTTCTGGGCCTGCAGCTTGGCGAGGTTGTCGGTGGAGTTGCCAGCGACATACTCGACCTTCACCCCGTTCGCCTTCTCGAAGGCCGGGATGATTTCCTTGCGCATGGTCTGCTCGAAGGACCCGCCATAGGCGGCGACAAAGAGCGTCTTGTCCTGGGCATGGGCCGTCTGGACCGCGGCCATGCCGCACCACAGGGCCGCCGTCGCCATCAACCCGCACATCACGGAGCGCATCGTCATTCTCCTCTTAAGCCTTGGTCCCTGTTGATGGTCGCTGTCCGCAGTTCCGGGGGGCATCCGGGCGTGATCTTCGGACCCGCATTGGAACACGGATCGGGATCGCGGTTTTACCGTCCCTCACCTTGCCGTCGCCGTTGTCGCGGGCTGTTTTTCGGGAAGGTCGCGGTCAGGACGCGGACCAAGGGTGCTGGTGCGGTCACATAACCGTCAAATCGAATAACCGCCATCATTCATCCGAAAATGTTATAATTCCGCGTTCCGAACGGTTTGAAGGCCGTAGCCGGCGCCATCCGGTCCGAGGAAGCTGTCGCGGAAGCGCGTCGCCTCCTTGATGAAACCGGCGAGGAAATCCTCCGCGATCATCGACAGCGGCACCTGGGCGGATCGCAGGACGGCGATGTCGACGCCGATGCTGGGTTCGAACGGGCGGACGATCAGACCATGCGGGACATAGTCCTGGGCGGTGAAGAGATCGACGATCGACACGCCGTAACCGGCCGCCACCATGGCGCAGGCGCTCATGGTCAGCTGGGTTTCCACCCGCATCGCCCGTGACACGTCGTGGTCGGCGAATACGGTGTCGATGCGGGAGCGCAGCAGGGCCGGCGGGCCGGTGGAGATGAAGCTCTCCCCCTCGAAATCCTTCGGCGTCAGCACGTCCTTGTCGGCCAGCGGATGGCCGGGCGGCAGGATGGCGACGGCGGGGATTCCTTGGATCTTCTCGGTGAGCACCGCCGCATGATCGATAGGGGTGTGCGCGAAGCCAAGCTCGCACTGGCCGGTCGCCACCCAGTCCAGAATGATGGGCGAGTGGCTGCCGCGCAGCGCGATGTCCACCCGCGGCCGTTCGCTGAGGAAGCGCGCGACGTAACGCGGCAGGAAGCCGACGCCCAGCGCCGGCATCGCCGCCACCCGCAACGCCCCGCTGCGCCGGGCGGTCAGGTCGCGCGCGGTCTGCTCGATCAGTTCCAGCCCGACGAAGGCGCGGTCGACCACCTGATAGAGCGAGATGGCCTCGCTGGTCGGGGTGATGCGGGGGCCGCGCCGTTCGAACAGGGTCAGCTTCAGTGCGTATTGCAGGTCGCTGATCAGGCGGCTGACCGCGGGCTGCGAGATGTTCAGCAGTTCCGCCGCCGCGGTTATGCCGCCGGTCAGCATCACCGCGCGGAAGGCTTCGATCTGGCGCGGATTGATCATGGCGCCCGCCCTTTCCCGCAAACCAGATCATAACATTCGATCATGAAACACCCCTTCGATCTGATTTGACAGTTATAAGTTGGCTGCCGATGCTGTCGCAAGGATCGAGGAGCGGCCACGCGTCGCCGGGAAACATCCCGCGGCGCCCTGCCAAAGAAAACCCTGCAGTTCGCAATCCATCCATGTGAAACACCGGCACCTTCGGTGTTTTTACAAGGATACGCGCTGCAACGCGAAGTAATCGGCACCGCATGCGAGTGCCGGGCACGGCGATGCGCGCCACACGATAACGGCGGCGGCCGGTACGCACGGGAAACGGTGCGGCAGCGGCGGCGGGAGTGGAGACGATGACGCAGCCCAGTCGGGGCGGAGAGTACGACGTCGCCGTTATCGGCGGCGGGCTGGTCGGATCGGCGCTGGCCTGGGGCCTCGCGCGGTCGGGCCAGAAGGTCGCAATGCTGGACGAGGGCGACATCGCCGTGCGCCCGTCGCGCGGCAATTTCGCCCTGGTCTGGGTGCAGGGCAAGGGATTGGGGATGCCGGAATATGCCGGCTGGACCAAGCAGTCCTCCGACGACTGGAGCGGCTTCGCCGAGCTGCTGCGCGAACAGACCGGGCTGGACGTCGCCTACCGGCGCCCCGGCGGCTTCATGCCGATGCTGTCGGAAGAGGATCTGCAGGACCGCGCCAACACCATGATGCGGCTGCACAACCAGCCCGACATGGTCCGTTACCCCTACGAGGTGATGGACCGCGAAACCCTGCGCAAGGAACTGCCCTTCATCGGGCCGGACGTGGTCGGCGGCACCTATTGCCCGCTGGACGGCCACTGCAACTCGCTGCGGCTGCTGCGCACCCTGCACAAGGGCATCGGCATGCTGGGCGTCGATTACCGGCCCAACCACCGCGTCGAGCGGATCGAGCATCGCGACGGCGGTTTCCGCATGGACACCGCCGGCGGCGAGGTGCGCGCCGGCAAGATCGTGCTGGCCGCCGGCCATGACAGCGCCCGGCTGGCGCCGATGGTCGGGCTGTCGGCCCCGGTCCGCCCGCAGCGCGGCCATGTCATCGTCACCGAGAAGACCGCCCCCTTCCTGCACCACCCCACCGTCTATGTCCGCCAGACCGACGAGGGCGGGGTGATGATCGGCGACAGCTTCGAGGAAGCCGGCTTCGACACCACGTTGCAGCCCGGCATCTCGTCGACCATCGCCGAGCGCGCCATCCGCTTCTTCCCGCTGCTGGGCAAGCTGAACGTGGTGCGGAGCTGGGCGGCGCTGCGCGTGCTGACGCCGGACGGCTTCCCGATCTACGAGGAGTCGAAGACGGCCCCCGGCGCCTTCGTCGCCACCTGCCACAGCGGCGTGACCCTTGCCGCCAACCATGCGCTGACGCTGGCGCCGCTGATCGCGGCCGGCGGCCTCGGCGACCGTTTTGCGCCCTTCAGCGCCCGGAGGTTCCATGTTCCGCAGGCTGCCTGAGATCGAGACCGCCCTCAAGACCGCCGAGACGGTCGCCTTCACCATCGACGGCCGTCCGGCCAGCGCGCGGGCGGGCGACAGCGTCGCCGCCGCCCTGCTGGCCAACGGCGTCGTCGCCTGCCGCAACATGCCGGTCAGCGGCGCGGCGCGCGGCCCCTACTGCATGATGGGCGTCTGCTTCGACTGCCTCGTCACCATCGACGGGACCGGCAACCGCCAGGGCTGTCAGGTGCGCGTGGCGCCGGGCATGGCGGTGGAAACCCAGAACGGCAAGCGCGAGGTGGAACGATGAGCGCGCCCAATTCCAGCTACGACTTCGACATCGCCGTCGTCGGCGCCGGCCCGGCCGGTCTTGCGGCCGCGGCGCTGGCCGCGTCCAACGGCGCGTCTGTCGTCCTGCTCGACGAACAGGCGGAACCCGGCGGCCAGATCTACCGCGCCGTCACCGAAACCCCGGTGCGCGACCGCAAGGTTCTCGGCCCCGACTACTGGCACGGCGCCGAGCTGCTCGGTCCGCTGCGCGACAGCGGCGCCGTCCACTGGCCGGGCAGCACGGTTTGGAGCGTCGCCCGCCCGCGCGAGGATGGCCCGGACGGGCAGCGCAGCATCCAGATCGGGCTGTCGCGCGACGGCGCCGCGGCGATGCTGACCGTCCGCCACGTCATCCTGGCGACCGGCGCGCTGGAACGTCCCTTCCCCATCCCCGGCTGGACCCTGCCGGGCGTGCTGGGCGCCGGTGCGGCGCAGGTGCTGCTGAAGACCTCCGGCCTCGTGCCGTCGGGCGCGACGGTGATGGCGGGCAGCGGGCCGCTGCTGTGGCTGCTGGCATGGCAGTATCTGCAGGCCGGCGCGCGGATCGACGCGATCCTCGACACCACGCCGAAGGAGAACTGGCGCGCCGCCCTGCCGCTGCTGCCGGGCTTCCTGCGCTCGCCCTATCTCGGCAAGGGCATGAAGCTGATGCTGGAGGTTCGGCGCAAGCTGACCGTCATCGGCAACGTCACCGCCCTGCGCGCGGAAGGCGGCGTCGGAAGCGGCGGGAACGAAGGCGTGCTGAAGAGCGTCGTCTACACCCGCAACGGCACCGAGCACCGGTTGCCCGCCGACACGCTCCTGCTGCACCACGGCGTCGTTCCCAACCTGAACCTCGCCAACGCCACCGGCTGCGCCCAGCGCTGGGACGAGCAGCAGCGCTGCTGGCGCCCGACCACCGACGAATGGGGCGCCACCTCGGTCGAGGGCGTGTCGCTGGCCGGCGACGGTGCCGGCATCGGCGGCGCCCGCGCGGCGGAGGAAGCCGGCCGCCTGACGGCGCTCGACGCCCTGCACCGGCTGGGCCGCATCGGCCGCGAGCAGCGCGACCGCTCCGCCGCGCCCTTCCGCGCCGCGCTCGACCGGGCGCTGACGGGACGCGCCTTCCTCGACACGCTCTACACCCCGGCGGAAGCCTTCCGCGTGCCGGCAGACGACACCATCGTCTGCCGCTGCGAGGAGATCACCGCCGGCGCGGTGCGCGAGGCGGTACGGCTGGGCTGTTCCGGCCCCAACCAGGCCAAGAGCTTCCTGCGCTGCGGCATGGGGCCGTGCCAGGGCCGGCTGTGCGGCCCGACGGTGACCGAGGTCATCGCGGCGGAGCGCGGCATTTCCCCGGCGGAGGTCGGCTATTACCGCCTGCGCCCGCCGGTGAAGCCGATCACGCTGGCGGAACTGGCCGCCCTGCCGAAGACCGACGCCGACATCGACGCCGTGTTCAAGCACTGACCGGAGGCGCCCGATGACCGCAACCGCCTCCTTCAGTCCAGACGTCATCGTCATCGGCGGCGGCCTGCACGGCTGCTCCGCCGCGCTGCACCTGTCGATGCGCGGCCTGCGCGTGCTGGTGCTGGAAAAGGACCATGTCGCCCGCCACGCTTCCGGCGTCAATGCGGGCGGCGTGCGCCAGCTCGGCCGCCATGTCGCGGAGGTGCCGCTGTCCGTCGCCTCGATGGCGCTGTGGCACCGCATCCGGGATCTGGTGGACGACGATTGCGGCTTCGAGAGTCACGGCCAGATCAAGGTGGCGGAGACCGAGGCGGAGCTGGAGACGCTGCACGCCCGCGTCGCCGAACTGAACGCCCTGGGCTTCACCCATGAGGAGATGGTCGGCCGGGACGAGTTGCGGTCGCTGGTGCCGGCCATCGCCGATCACTGCATCGGCGCCCTGGTGTCGCGCGGCGACGGCGCGGCGATCCCCTTCCGCACCACCTTCGCCTTCCGGCGCAAGGCCATCGCGCTCGGCGCCCGCTTCCAGGAGGGCGGCGCCGTGACGCGGCTGGCCCGCAAGGGCGGGCTGTGGAGCGTCGAGACGGCCGACGGGGGACGATACGAGGCGCCGGTGGTGGTGAACGCCGCCGGGGCCTGGGCCGACCGCATCGCGGCGCAGGTGGGCGAGCCGGTGCCGCTGGAGCCCGTCGCGCCGATGCTGATGATCACCGCCCGCGTCGCTCCCTTCATCAAGCCGGTGGTCGGAGCGACCGGCCGCACGCTGTCCTTCAAGCAGTTCCCCAACGGGACCGTGCTGATCGGCGGCGGGCTGCTGGGCCGGGCGGTGCGCGACGAGAACCGGGCGGAGCTGGACTTCTCCCAGGTATCGGTGAACGCCCGCACGGTGTGGGATCTGTTCCCCTGCATGCGCGGCGCCACCATCGTCCGTTCCTGGGCGGGGATCGAGGCGCGGATGCCGGACCAGATCCCGGTGATCGGCCCCAGCGGCACCGAACCGGACCTCTACCATTCCTTCGGCTTCTCGGCGCACGGCTTCCAGCTCGGCCCCATCGTCGGGCGGATCACCGCCGACCTGATCACGGACGGAGCAACCGACCTGCCCATCGCCCCCTTCCGCATCGGCCGCTTCGCCGAAGCAGCGACCAGAAACGCCGCCTGACCCATTGGAGCATTCACAGTGACGATCCAGCGCTTCCACCCGACCCCGCGGCTCTGCGACATGGTCATCCACAATGACACCGTCTATCTCGCCGGCCAGATCGTCGACGACGGATCGACCACGGTGGAGGCGCAGACCCGCGACGTGCTGCGCCAGATCGACGCCCTGCTGGCCGAGGCCGGGACGAGCAAGAGCAACATCCTGACCGCCACCGTCTATCTGGCCGACATCGCCACCTTCCCCGAGATGAACGCCGCCTGGGACGCCTGGGTCGATCCGGCCAACCCGCCGGCCCGCGCGACGGTGGAGGCCAAGCTGGCCGACCCGTCGATCCTGGTCGAGATCGTCGTCGTCGCGGCGCGCTGATCCCCCTTCCCGCCTGACATTCCGGAGCCTGCCATGAAGCGCCTCGTCACCGGCGTCGCCGCCCTGTTTCTGCTTGCGTCCGGCGGCATCGCCGCGGCGCAGGAGCCCGTCCGCATCGCCACCGAGGGCGCCTATCCTCCCTTCAACTTCACCCAGCCCGACGGCAAGGTGGCGGGGCTGGAGGTCGATCTCGCCAACGCGCTGTGCGAGCGGATGAAGCGCCCCTGCACCGTCGTGGCGCAGGAATGGGACGGCATCATTCCGGGTCTGCTGGCGAAGAAGTACGACGCCATCATGGCGACGATGAACATCACGCCGGAACGCGCCAAGACCATCGGCTTCTCCACCCCCTACATGGTGGTGCCGGCCTATTTCGTTGCGCCGGCCAAGTCCGCCATCGACGGCTCGCCCGCCAGCCTGCGCGGCAAGACCATCGGCGCCCAGGTCTCCACCACCCATTCCCGCTATGTCGAGAAGCATCTCGGCAGCGATGTGACGCTGAAGACCTACGACACCGCCTCCAACCTGCTGGCCGATTTGAAGGCCGGGCGGATCGACGCCGCCATCACCACCGGCGCCACCGCGTCCGACTGGGTGAAGGGCGACGGCGGCAAGTCGGTCAAGCTGGTCGGCGAGCCGGTGGTCGACGTCGAGGTGTTCGGCCCCGGCATCGGCGTCGGCCTGCGCAAGGAGGACGCCGCGCTGAAGCAGTCCTTCGACGAGGCGATCCGCGCGGTCGTGCAGGACGGGACGCTGGCCCGCATCGGCGCCCGCTACGTCGATTTCTCCATCACCCCCTGAGTCCTTTTCAAACACCAAGGAGCAGTTCCCAGTGATCAAGCGCATCGAGAAGACCAAGATCATGCACCGCGTCGTCGTCAACAACGGCACGGCCTATCTCGGCGGCATCATCGCCGACGACGTCAGCGTCGGCATGGGCGGCCAGGTCACGCAGATCTGCGGCAAGCTCGACCAGGTGCTGGCGATGGCCGGCAGCGACAAGACCAAGCTGCTGTCCGCCCAGCTGTTCATCACCGACATGAGCCTGAAGAACGAGATGAACGAGGCGTGGCTCGCCTGGCTCGACGGCAACGATCTGCCGGCCCGCGCCACCATCGGCGTCGCCGATCTGGGCGCGCCGGAGATCAAGATCGAGGTGGTGGTCACCGCCGCGGTCTGATTTCAGCCTTCCGCGTGACGATGTGACGCCCCGTGCCCGACGCACGGGGCGTCGCCGTTTCGGCAGCGGGATTTTCGGGGGCGGAGGGCATTTGAAATGCACCTTCGTCGCCGGAACGCGGTCGGGGGCCGCCGGGCGCGGGGTTGTCACCCCCGCCCGACGGCCCCCGCCGGTCACTCAGGATCGCGCTCGCGCCTTATTCGGCAGCCGACTTCGTCTTGCCGACCACGCTCAGCGCCGCCGGGCTGCGGTCGCTCTCCGGCTCGGCATAGGCGCGGCCGTAGTAGCTGTCGATGAGCAGCTGCTTGATCTCGGCGACCAGCGGATAGCGCGGGTTGGCGCCGGTGCACTGGTCGTCGAAGGCGGCTTCGGCGATCGCATCGACCCGCTCCAGGAACGCCGCCTCCGGCACCCCCGCCGCCTGGATCGAGGCCGGGATCTCCAGCGCCCGCTTCAGCTCCTCGACCCAGCCGATCAGCTTCTCCACCCGCTCATGGTCGCGGCTGCCGCCCAGTTCCAGGTGCCGGGCGATCTGCGCATAGCGCGCCACGCCCTTCGGCCGGTCATACTGGCTGAACGCCGTCTGCTTGGTCGGGATGTCCGCCGCGTTGTAGCGGATGACGTTGGCGATCAGCAGGCCGTTGGCGATGCCGTGCGGAAGGTGGAACTCGGCCCCCAGCTTGTGCGCCATCGAGTGGCACACGCCGAGGAAGGCGTTGGCGAAGGCGATGCCGGCCAGCGTCGCCGCGTTGTGCACCAGCTCCCGCGCCTTCGGATCCTTCGCTCCGTTGCGGTAGGCCGAGGGCAGGTTCTCCTTCAGGAGCTTCAGCGCCTGCAGCGCCTGGCCGTCGGTATACTCGGTCGCCACCACCGAGACGTAAGCCTCCAGCGCATGGGTCACCGCGTCGATGCCGCCCGCCGCCGTCAGCCCCTTGGGCATGTCCATCACGAGGTTGGCGTCGATGATCGCCATCGTCGGCGTCAGCTCATAGTCGGCGATCGGGTATTTGGTGTCGGTGCGCTCGTCGGTCACCACCGCGAAAGGCGTCACCTCCGACCCGGTGCCCGAGGTGGTCGGCACCGCCACCAGCTGCGCCTTCACGCCCAGCTTGGGGAAGGTGTAGATGCGCTTGCGGATGTCCATGAAGCGCAGCGCCAGATCCTCGAAGGCAACGTCGGGCGCCTCGTACATCACCCAGATGATCTTGGCCGCATCCATCGGCGAGCCGCCGCCCAGCGCCAGGATCACGTCGGGCTGGAAGGCGTTGGCCAGGGCCACGCCCTTGCGCACCACCGCCAAGGTCGGGTCGGCGCTGACCTCGAAGAAGGTCTCCACCTCCAGCCCCAGCGACTTCAGGACGCGGACGCTGTCGGCGACATGGCCGTTCTCGAACAGGAAACGGTCGGTGACGATCAGGCAGCGCTTCTTGCCGCGCAGCTCCTCGAGCGCGAAGGGCAGGCAGCCGCGGCGGAAGTAGATCGACTTGGGCAGCTTGTGCCACAGCATGTTCTCCGCCCTCTTCGCCACCGTCTTCCTGTTGATCAGGTGCTGCGGCCCGACATTCTCCGAGATCGAGTTGCCGCCCCACGAGCCGCAGCCCAGCGTCAGCGACGGCGCGAGGCGGAAGTTGTAGAGGTCGCCGATGCCGCCATGCGAGGACGGCGTGTTGATCAGGATGCGGGCGGTCTTCATCTTGTCGCCGAAATGGCGGATGCGGTCGGCCTGCTGGTCCTGGTCGGTGTAGAGCACCGAGGTGTGGCCGATGCCGCCGAGGGCCACCAGGGCGGCGGCCGTGTCGCAGGCCGCCATGAAGTCCTTGGCGCGGTAGAGCGCCAGGGTGGGCGACAGCTTCTCGTGGGCGAAGGGCTCGGTCTCGTCGACCTCCGACACCTCGGCGATCAGCACCTTGGTGGCGTGCGGCACCGTCACGCCGGCCATGGCGGCGATGGCGTGGGCGGGCTGGCCGACGATGTCGGCATTCAGGTGGCCGTCGACCAGCAGAACCTTGCGCACGGCATCGGCCTCGCGGGCCGACAGGATGTAGCCGCCATGCTTGGCGAAGCGGTCGCGCACGGCGTCATAGACGGCATCGACCACCACCGCCGACTGTTCGGACGCGCAGACCACGCCGTTGTCGAAGGTCTTGGACATCAGGATGGAGGCGACGGCGCGCTTGATGTCGGCGAACTCGTCGATGACGGCGGGCGTGTTGCCGGCGCCGACGCCGATGGCGGGCTTGCCGGAGGAGTAGGCGGCCTTGACCATGCCCGGCCCGCCGGTGGCGAGGATCAGGTTGATGTCGGGATGGTGCATGACGGCGTTGGAGAGTTCCAGCGACGGCGTGTCGATCCAG of the Azospirillum ramasamyi genome contains:
- a CDS encoding ABC transporter permease, which produces MSMTASTDTQAQASAANPSAHAPPPRRPRRLPWAPYLLSAPGLALFAVLLLVPLVMTFLLSLNSFSFYGGIENVWQLGNYAEIIADDYFHEVFLRTFRIAAFVTILCAVFGAPEAYILRRMKSPWRGLCLLIVLGPLLISVVSRTLGWALLFGSTGLVNQGLMAVGLISTPIEFMYTETGVIIALTHVLVPFMVLSVWASLQRLDPQVENAALSLGAGPLTVMRRVVLPQIVPGILSGSIIVFALAASAFATPAIIGGRRLKVAATLAYDEFLNTLNWPLGATVAVLLLVANVVIIVGCNRLVERRYKQVFE
- a CDS encoding ABC transporter ATP-binding protein; the encoded protein is MTYLVLDQLTKRFANWTAVDRVSLTVEKGELISLLGPSGCGKTTTLQMIAGFLDADGGRVMLDGQDLLAKKPNERGLGIVFQSYALFPHMTAAENVAFGLEMRKVNRADRDRMVADALKLVGLEQYGDRHPRRMSGGQQQRVALARALVIKPSLLLLDEPLSNLDAKMREEMQIELRRIQRTVGTTMILVTHDQSEAMALSDRVVVMNKGRIQQVATPQEAYDHPANAFVANFLGRTNLLPGMVASGAGGTVITVADSVWPVSQPVPAGPGALAVRPEKIGFVDAGGLSGTVLARVFQGTQWLFEIETAAGRVMVIRQHDGSTLPAERERVMIGWRAQDMAVMPADPEADASAREAA
- a CDS encoding ABC transporter substrate-binding protein — encoded protein: MRSVMCGLMATAALWCGMAAVQTAHAQDKTLFVAAYGGSFEQTMRKEIIPAFEKANGVKVEYVAGNSTDNLAKLQAQKGNQQIDVVILDDGPMYQAVALNFCADLEKAPVYDQLYDLAKMPSGKAVNFGAVGTGIVYNKAYFDENNIPAPTSWNDIQDPRYKKKLVVPPINNSYGLHALVMMARLNGGGETNIEPGFKEFKDKINPNVLAYEPSPGKMTELFQSNQAVIAVWGSGRAKALADTGFPATFVYPKEGGIVLGSAACQVAGSKNAAEAQKFIQHMLDVEAQTALAVSAGFGPVNKTVELPADKQAGIPYGPEQVGKLLVVDWDTINQNREQWNRRWTREIER
- a CDS encoding LysR substrate-binding domain-containing protein, whose translation is MINPRQIEAFRAVMLTGGITAAAELLNISQPAVSRLISDLQYALKLTLFERRGPRITPTSEAISLYQVVDRAFVGLELIEQTARDLTARRSGALRVAAMPALGVGFLPRYVARFLSERPRVDIALRGSHSPIILDWVATGQCELGFAHTPIDHAAVLTEKIQGIPAVAILPPGHPLADKDVLTPKDFEGESFISTGPPALLRSRIDTVFADHDVSRAMRVETQLTMSACAMVAAGYGVSIVDLFTAQDYVPHGLIVRPFEPSIGVDIAVLRSAQVPLSMIAEDFLAGFIKEATRFRDSFLGPDGAGYGLQTVRNAEL
- a CDS encoding NAD(P)/FAD-dependent oxidoreductase: MTQPSRGGEYDVAVIGGGLVGSALAWGLARSGQKVAMLDEGDIAVRPSRGNFALVWVQGKGLGMPEYAGWTKQSSDDWSGFAELLREQTGLDVAYRRPGGFMPMLSEEDLQDRANTMMRLHNQPDMVRYPYEVMDRETLRKELPFIGPDVVGGTYCPLDGHCNSLRLLRTLHKGIGMLGVDYRPNHRVERIEHRDGGFRMDTAGGEVRAGKIVLAAGHDSARLAPMVGLSAPVRPQRGHVIVTEKTAPFLHHPTVYVRQTDEGGVMIGDSFEEAGFDTTLQPGISSTIAERAIRFFPLLGKLNVVRSWAALRVLTPDGFPIYEESKTAPGAFVATCHSGVTLAANHALTLAPLIAAGGLGDRFAPFSARRFHVPQAA
- a CDS encoding (2Fe-2S)-binding protein, producing the protein MFRRLPEIETALKTAETVAFTIDGRPASARAGDSVAAALLANGVVACRNMPVSGAARGPYCMMGVCFDCLVTIDGTGNRQGCQVRVAPGMAVETQNGKREVER
- a CDS encoding NAD(P)/FAD-dependent oxidoreductase, with translation MSAPNSSYDFDIAVVGAGPAGLAAAALAASNGASVVLLDEQAEPGGQIYRAVTETPVRDRKVLGPDYWHGAELLGPLRDSGAVHWPGSTVWSVARPREDGPDGQRSIQIGLSRDGAAAMLTVRHVILATGALERPFPIPGWTLPGVLGAGAAQVLLKTSGLVPSGATVMAGSGPLLWLLAWQYLQAGARIDAILDTTPKENWRAALPLLPGFLRSPYLGKGMKLMLEVRRKLTVIGNVTALRAEGGVGSGGNEGVLKSVVYTRNGTEHRLPADTLLLHHGVVPNLNLANATGCAQRWDEQQRCWRPTTDEWGATSVEGVSLAGDGAGIGGARAAEEAGRLTALDALHRLGRIGREQRDRSAAPFRAALDRALTGRAFLDTLYTPAEAFRVPADDTIVCRCEEITAGAVREAVRLGCSGPNQAKSFLRCGMGPCQGRLCGPTVTEVIAAERGISPAEVGYYRLRPPVKPITLAELAALPKTDADIDAVFKH
- a CDS encoding NAD(P)/FAD-dependent oxidoreductase; this translates as MTATASFSPDVIVIGGGLHGCSAALHLSMRGLRVLVLEKDHVARHASGVNAGGVRQLGRHVAEVPLSVASMALWHRIRDLVDDDCGFESHGQIKVAETEAELETLHARVAELNALGFTHEEMVGRDELRSLVPAIADHCIGALVSRGDGAAIPFRTTFAFRRKAIALGARFQEGGAVTRLARKGGLWSVETADGGRYEAPVVVNAAGAWADRIAAQVGEPVPLEPVAPMLMITARVAPFIKPVVGATGRTLSFKQFPNGTVLIGGGLLGRAVRDENRAELDFSQVSVNARTVWDLFPCMRGATIVRSWAGIEARMPDQIPVIGPSGTEPDLYHSFGFSAHGFQLGPIVGRITADLITDGATDLPIAPFRIGRFAEAATRNAA
- a CDS encoding RidA family protein; translation: MTIQRFHPTPRLCDMVIHNDTVYLAGQIVDDGSTTVEAQTRDVLRQIDALLAEAGTSKSNILTATVYLADIATFPEMNAAWDAWVDPANPPARATVEAKLADPSILVEIVVVAAR
- a CDS encoding transporter substrate-binding domain-containing protein, producing the protein MKRLVTGVAALFLLASGGIAAAQEPVRIATEGAYPPFNFTQPDGKVAGLEVDLANALCERMKRPCTVVAQEWDGIIPGLLAKKYDAIMATMNITPERAKTIGFSTPYMVVPAYFVAPAKSAIDGSPASLRGKTIGAQVSTTHSRYVEKHLGSDVTLKTYDTASNLLADLKAGRIDAAITTGATASDWVKGDGGKSVKLVGEPVVDVEVFGPGIGVGLRKEDAALKQSFDEAIRAVVQDGTLARIGARYVDFSITP